The genomic stretch ACTTCTCTTGGAGATAATCCAATAGTGAATCAGATGAGACATCAAGGAGAGAAAGACAAGAAAAGCCAAAACGAAAGCATGCCTTTAGGCAATGATATCGGATATcggttggagaaataggtctaggccaatgaTATCGGTATCATTGCCCAAAGCAATGCCTTTGGGCAATGATATCGAATATcggttggagaaataggtctaggccaatgaTATCGGTATCTCCTTTAATTCTTACCAGAATTATGAAAATGAAGTCTGTTGTAGAAatttgagagtatcttgaaaaggAATACCAAGGAAACGAAAGAGTTCAAAATATGCAAGTGATGAATTTGATTCGGGAATTTGAAATGAAGAGAATGAAAGAATCAGAAATCATAAAAGATTATGCAGATCAACCACTTGACTTAGCTAACAAGGTGAGATTGTTTGGTAAGGATTTTATTGATGAAAGAATTGCTCAAAAAATTCTTATCACACTTCCTAAGAAATATGAAGCCACAATCTCTTTTTTAGAGAATTCTAAGAATCTGTCAAGCATTACCTTGGCAGAACTTGTTAATACTTTGCATGCATTGGAGCAAAGAAGAATAATGAGGAAAGAAGGGTCTGTTGAAGGTGCTTTTCAAGCTAAATCATAGAATGAGTCATACGAGGGGGAAAAAAACCAGAAGCAAAGGCAAGGATATAATTACAACAAGGGAGGAAGTAATCCACCCTACCCTCATTGCAAAAAAAACAAATCACTCTCAACAGAAATGTTGGTGGAGACCAGATGTCAAGTGCAACAAATGTGGTCAACTGGGCCATGTGGAGAGGGTATGCAAGTCACAAATGCAACAAGAAGAAGCCAAGGCTGCTGTAAATCAATATGGAGAAGAGCAATTGTTTGTAGCAACTTGTTTTTCTAGCAAAAACACTTCTAAAAATTGATTGATTGATAGCGGATGCACAAATCATATGACCAGTGATCAAAAGCTCTTTAAAGAACTAGATAGATTTGTTATttccaaagtcaaaattggaaatggagaatatcttgatgCAAAAGGCAAAGGAATAATTACAATTCAAAGCCCTACAGGTTTGAAACTTACAACTAGTGTTTTCTTTGTTTCTGATCTTGATCAAAACCTCTTAATTGTTGGGCagctacttgaaaatggtttcaAAGTATtgtttgaagaaaaatcatgtgTCATAAAGGATTTTGTTAATACGGAGATGTTCAAGGTCAAGATAAGAGGAAGGAGTTTTTCCTTGAATCTATTGGACGAAAAGCAAGCAACAAATGCTAGGTTGGAAAATGATTCTGAGTTATGCAACAAAATATTCGAATGTTATCATCATGATGCCATACTCTTcatgaaagaaaatcaactagCAGAAGGTTTCTCGAGCCTTAAGAAAATCTACCTGCTTGTGAAGCTTGTCAGTATGGGAAGCAAACAAGGCTTCCTTTTCAGGATTCATCATGGAGGACAAAGAATAAGCTATAACTTGTTCACATAGATGTAGGAACACCTCAGAAAACATCATCTTTAAAGGGAATCATGCATCAACTAACGACACCCTATATTCCTCAACAAAACAGAGTAGtggaaaagaaaaataggatgCTAATGGAGATGACAAGGTGTTTGCTCCATGAGAAAGGGCTACTAAAGAAATTTTGGGATGAAGCTACCAATATCGCAATATTTCTACTAAATAAATTGCCAACTAAGTCTCTACTTAGAGCAAGATTCGAGTTTCTCGGAGAAAGACTTGGTGTTACAACTCTTGAATCAAGGAAGAGTGTTAAGATTAGTGCTTCAAAAGCTGCAGATTAGTTGTACTAGCTCCTGTAAATATAGATTTAAAGTaggatttaaatttattaaataaggCTGCAATCATGCAAAATCAACtttattactttttcttatcTTTAAGTCATAATTATTAGAAAT from Capsicum annuum cultivar UCD-10X-F1 unplaced genomic scaffold, UCD10Xv1.1 ctg59275, whole genome shotgun sequence encodes the following:
- the LOC124893422 gene encoding uncharacterized protein LOC124893422, with protein sequence MNLIREFEMKRMKESEIIKDYADQPLDLANKVRLFGKDFIDERIAQKILITLPKKYEATISFLENSKNLSSITLAELVNTLHALEQRRIMRKEGSVEDVKCNKCGQLGHVERVCKSQMQQEEAKAAVNQYGEEQFGCTNHMTSDQKLFKELDRFVISKVKIGNGEYLDAKGKGIITIQSPTGLKLTTSVFFVSDLDQNLLIVGQLLENGFKVLFEEKSCVIKDFVNTEMFKVKIRGRSFSLNLLDEKQATNARLENDSELCNKIFECYHHDAILFMKENQLAEGFSSLKKIYLLVKLVSMGSKQGFLFRIHHGGQRISYNLFT